In one window of Synechococcus sp. M16CYN DNA:
- a CDS encoding ATP-binding protein — translation MTFPQFRWADFILPSTLRLAPLLEILVEPVGCKTIGQKIELGLHEALVNAVRHGNFENPRKQLRIRRILTPNWLVWQVQDEGGGLPDHARGTALPTALDARHGRGLFLIHQCFDDVRWSRRGNRLQLASRRSMVRTTGVF, via the coding sequence GTGACATTTCCCCAGTTCCGCTGGGCAGATTTCATTTTGCCGTCAACGCTTCGACTTGCTCCGCTGTTGGAGATTTTGGTCGAACCTGTCGGCTGTAAGACGATTGGCCAAAAGATTGAACTTGGTCTTCATGAGGCATTAGTCAACGCGGTTCGGCATGGTAATTTCGAAAACCCTCGGAAACAACTGCGTATTCGGCGGATTCTTACGCCGAACTGGCTGGTCTGGCAGGTCCAAGATGAAGGTGGTGGTCTACCTGATCATGCGCGAGGCACTGCGTTGCCAACCGCACTCGATGCAAGGCACGGACGTGGACTGTTTCTGATTCACCAATGCTTTGATGACGTGCGCTGGAGCCGTCGAGGTAACCGATTACAATTGGCTTCTCGCCGTTCAATGGTGAGGACAACCGGGGTCTTTTAG
- the psb28 gene encoding photosystem II reaction center protein Psb28, which yields MAEAKGTASIQFFRGVDEPVVADISLTRSRDGRTGQAKFVFEQPQALAPETFGNIGGMWMVDEEGEMVTREVNGKFVNGVPSALEATYTWKTEEDFERFMRFAQRYADSNGLGYSQNQKSDQTEGTSEGQD from the coding sequence ATGGCCGAGGCAAAAGGAACGGCATCGATTCAATTTTTTCGGGGCGTCGATGAGCCTGTCGTTGCTGATATTAGTCTCACCAGAAGCCGTGACGGCAGGACTGGACAAGCGAAATTCGTGTTTGAGCAGCCTCAGGCCCTTGCCCCTGAAACCTTCGGAAACATAGGTGGTATGTGGATGGTTGATGAAGAGGGCGAGATGGTGACTCGCGAAGTGAATGGCAAGTTCGTCAACGGAGTGCCTAGTGCTCTTGAGGCCACCTACACCTGGAAAACAGAAGAAGATTTTGAACGGTTCATGCGTTTTGCTCAGCGCTACGCTGACTCCAACGGTCTGGGTTACTCACAGAATCAGAAGTCTGATCAGACTGAAGGCACTTCTGAAGGCCAAGATTGA
- the mnmH gene encoding tRNA 2-selenouridine(34) synthase MnmH has translation MSGMEDDCPIAIDELRNLHGPLVDVRSPAEFLKGHWPGATNLPLFNDEERVAVGTSYKQDGRIQAIHLGLRLAGPKMSALANKLEQFRGLDRPRIYCWRGGMRSVSMAWLAEQIDLKPLLLQGGYKAYRHWAQSRFDQPWPLRIIGGQTGTGKTDLLLALNQKGVAVLNLEGLANHRGSSFGGLGLPDQPSTEHYENLLAEVLDGYRQSNVRSIWLEAESIQVGRCRIPKSLFNQMRSAPVIEIRRSLPERVKQLVEVYGHQSAKALADATHRISRRLGPQRTEQALGAIAQQDWTKACRVLLDYYDRCYDHALSHFSKPDSVDLTGQTATEAADWLIGNKIVEISS, from the coding sequence ATGTCAGGAATGGAAGATGATTGTCCCATTGCAATCGACGAGTTGCGAAATCTACACGGCCCACTGGTAGATGTTAGAAGTCCGGCTGAATTTTTGAAAGGCCACTGGCCCGGCGCTACCAACCTTCCTTTATTTAATGACGAAGAGCGAGTTGCAGTTGGCACAAGTTACAAGCAGGACGGGCGGATTCAGGCAATTCACCTGGGACTTCGTCTCGCCGGCCCCAAAATGAGCGCTTTGGCCAACAAGCTTGAGCAGTTCAGAGGTTTAGACCGGCCAAGAATCTATTGTTGGAGAGGAGGGATGAGGTCAGTCAGTATGGCTTGGCTAGCCGAGCAGATTGACCTCAAGCCGCTGCTACTTCAAGGCGGATACAAGGCATACCGTCACTGGGCCCAATCGCGTTTCGACCAGCCTTGGCCTCTTCGGATTATAGGTGGTCAAACAGGTACAGGGAAAACTGATTTGCTGCTAGCTCTGAACCAGAAAGGCGTCGCGGTGCTTAATCTTGAGGGCCTTGCCAACCATCGAGGCAGCAGCTTCGGTGGTCTTGGACTTCCGGACCAACCTAGTACGGAACATTACGAGAACCTGTTAGCGGAAGTATTGGATGGTTACCGACAAAGCAATGTTCGATCTATTTGGTTAGAGGCGGAAAGCATTCAAGTAGGTCGTTGTCGAATTCCCAAAAGCCTTTTTAACCAGATGAGATCTGCCCCCGTAATAGAAATCCGTCGCAGTCTCCCTGAACGTGTGAAGCAACTGGTGGAGGTTTACGGGCACCAAAGTGCTAAAGCTCTAGCAGACGCGACACACAGAATCAGCCGACGGCTTGGACCACAACGAACGGAGCAGGCTCTGGGGGCAATCGCACAACAGGACTGGACTAAAGCCTGCCGAGTTCTACTCGATTACTACGACCGCTGTTACGATCACGCGCTGTCGCATTTTTCCAAACCGGACAGTGTTGATTTAACCGGGCAGACGGCAACGGAGGCAGCTGATTGGCTTATTGGCAACAAAATTGTTGAGATTTCCTCCTAA
- a CDS encoding GUN4 domain-containing protein, whose translation MLSGSTPAPNLSIDLLLELLVTGSARQRRSLIKTIQARVDDLAKLGPSVLDPFDPNGDDWAPGWILQVLQRYQPDAVTALLTDSTKGWFTVESAIGLDFAPLQRHLLHQDFEAADRLTSDILRQLAGEAAVQRGYVYFSEVSFMQGIDLVSVDRLWTVYSQGRFGFTAQARLLKTLKGRYDQLWQRIGWKRGGVWTRYPDSFTWSMEAPEGHMPLINQLRGVRLMDAVLRHPALIARQF comes from the coding sequence ATGCTTTCCGGTTCCACACCCGCTCCAAACCTCAGTATCGACCTACTTCTTGAGCTCTTAGTCACAGGTAGTGCACGACAGCGTCGGTCGCTCATTAAGACGATCCAAGCACGCGTCGACGACCTGGCGAAACTTGGTCCCTCGGTGCTTGATCCCTTCGATCCCAATGGGGACGATTGGGCTCCCGGTTGGATCCTACAGGTGCTCCAACGCTATCAACCCGACGCTGTCACAGCGTTGCTGACTGATTCAACGAAAGGTTGGTTCACCGTGGAATCGGCTATTGGCTTGGATTTCGCTCCGCTGCAACGCCATCTTCTACATCAGGATTTTGAAGCAGCCGATCGTCTTACCAGCGATATATTGCGCCAATTAGCCGGTGAGGCAGCAGTTCAGCGCGGTTACGTCTATTTCAGCGAGGTGTCATTCATGCAGGGGATTGACCTTGTCAGCGTTGATCGACTCTGGACCGTTTATTCCCAAGGGCGATTCGGATTCACAGCTCAAGCTCGTTTGTTAAAGACTTTGAAGGGTCGTTATGATCAGCTTTGGCAGCGGATCGGCTGGAAGCGAGGAGGAGTCTGGACACGGTACCCAGATTCTTTCACGTGGTCTATGGAAGCCCCAGAAGGCCATATGCCTTTGATTAATCAGTTGCGTGGTGTTCGTTTGATGGACGCCGTGCTTCGTCATCCAGCTTTAATCGCTCGCCAATTTTGA
- a CDS encoding AI-2E family transporter has product MRLSQWLFLTALVAATTLLWSLREVLLLLFAGIILAMALCTLVGILRELLPIRRPLAVLVCLSGLLALFTTMLTVVIPPFLEEFALLLQQLPKAARTLLGLAFDWINGISRTIYGSNFPSSFQEFGFSNPGNLVPDGQSLAVGLGSGLLGLLGLAGNLSSGLVRLLFVLAVALMISAQPQGYRSVSLQLIPSFYRRRASKVLDLCGDALSSWMVGILISSLAVSALCGMALSMLGVKLVLANALLAGLLNVIPNVGPTMSTMFPMAVALLDAPWKSAAVLGVYVVIQNLESYIITPSVMQYQVELLPGLTLTAQFVFTLMFGPLGLLLTLPLAVVLQVIIREVLIHDVLDHWERVEAKL; this is encoded by the coding sequence TTGAGATTGTCTCAATGGCTGTTTCTGACGGCCTTAGTTGCAGCAACCACCCTGCTTTGGTCTCTGCGCGAGGTTCTGCTTCTGCTCTTTGCAGGAATTATCCTTGCGATGGCTCTTTGCACATTGGTAGGCATCCTGCGAGAACTACTTCCAATAAGGCGACCCCTAGCTGTTCTGGTTTGCCTAAGCGGACTTCTCGCTCTGTTCACCACTATGCTAACTGTGGTGATCCCGCCTTTTTTGGAGGAGTTTGCCCTACTTCTCCAGCAACTTCCGAAGGCTGCGCGGACTTTACTCGGCTTGGCCTTCGATTGGATCAACGGCATCAGCCGAACCATCTACGGGAGTAACTTTCCTTCAAGCTTTCAAGAATTTGGCTTCTCTAACCCAGGTAATCTTGTCCCTGACGGTCAATCTCTGGCTGTAGGGCTGGGCAGTGGCCTCCTTGGTCTTCTTGGCCTGGCCGGCAACCTGAGCAGCGGTCTAGTGCGTTTACTGTTTGTCCTTGCCGTAGCTCTAATGATAAGTGCCCAGCCTCAGGGGTACCGTTCTGTCAGTCTGCAGCTTATCCCTTCATTTTATCGGCGTCGAGCATCAAAAGTTTTAGATCTATGTGGCGATGCGTTGAGTAGCTGGATGGTAGGGATTTTGATCAGTTCCCTTGCTGTTTCAGCACTTTGTGGAATGGCTTTATCAATGCTGGGAGTAAAATTAGTTCTTGCCAATGCCCTCCTCGCTGGCCTGTTGAATGTGATACCCAATGTAGGACCTACGATGAGTACCATGTTCCCGATGGCCGTGGCGTTATTGGATGCACCGTGGAAATCAGCAGCGGTACTTGGTGTCTATGTGGTTATTCAAAACCTAGAGAGTTATATCATCACCCCTTCGGTTATGCAGTACCAGGTGGAACTACTACCAGGACTGACCCTGACGGCCCAGTTTGTATTCACACTGATGTTTGGACCCCTAGGTTTGTTATTAACACTTCCCTTGGCAGTTGTCCTCCAAGTCATAATTCGTGAAGTCTTAATCCATGACGTTTTGGACCATTGGGAACGTGTCGAAGCCAAATTATAA